Proteins from one Gemmatimonadales bacterium genomic window:
- a CDS encoding carbohydrate-binding family 9-like protein yields the protein MSTILHAAVRVPAWLVVAALWACASNAVLPRATGDQTVPRPDVRERVPEVRHYVAARATSPITIDGHLDERAWTAAPWTESFTDIEGAVRPAPRFRTRARMLWDDHYWYVAAELEEPDLWATIRERDAVIFRDNDFEIFVDPSQTTHRYFEIEMNQLATVWDLFLPKPYRDEGSADNSWNIDGLKIAVALDGTLNDPRDRDRHWTVELAIPWAAFADSGRNHVPPRAGDQWKLNFSRVEWDVDTAHGGYIKRKDSAGAPLPEHNWVWSPQGAVNMHLPELWGVVQFGGGAFQWHPADDAARWALRRIYYAERLYHQAHGSYAAELALLGVRHLPAGVRFRGSSTGWSADLGGADGTTWTIGSDGLVTRR from the coding sequence ATGAGCACCATCCTCCATGCCGCCGTTCGCGTTCCAGCCTGGCTGGTCGTCGCCGCCCTCTGGGCGTGCGCCTCGAATGCGGTCCTCCCGCGCGCGACCGGAGACCAGACCGTTCCGCGGCCGGACGTTCGCGAGCGGGTGCCGGAGGTGCGGCACTACGTCGCCGCGCGCGCCACGTCGCCGATCACCATCGACGGTCATCTCGATGAACGCGCGTGGACAGCGGCGCCGTGGACGGAATCGTTCACCGACATCGAGGGTGCGGTGCGTCCGGCGCCGCGGTTCCGGACTCGCGCCAGGATGCTGTGGGATGATCACTACTGGTACGTCGCCGCGGAACTCGAAGAGCCAGATCTCTGGGCGACGATCCGTGAACGCGACGCGGTGATCTTCCGCGACAACGATTTCGAGATCTTCGTCGACCCATCGCAGACGACGCACCGCTATTTCGAAATCGAGATGAACCAGCTCGCCACGGTGTGGGATCTCTTCCTGCCGAAGCCGTATCGCGACGAAGGATCGGCCGACAACAGCTGGAACATCGACGGGTTGAAGATCGCGGTGGCGCTCGACGGGACGCTCAACGATCCGCGCGATCGCGACCGCCACTGGACGGTCGAGCTGGCGATCCCCTGGGCCGCCTTTGCCGACAGCGGACGGAATCACGTCCCGCCGCGCGCCGGTGATCAGTGGAAGCTCAACTTCTCGCGCGTCGAATGGGACGTCGACACGGCGCACGGCGGCTATATCAAGCGAAAAGACAGCGCCGGGGCGCCGCTCCCCGAGCACAACTGGGTCTGGTCGCCGCAGGGTGCGGTCAACATGCACCTCCCCGAGCTCTGGGGGGTGGTGCAGTTCGGCGGCGGCGCCTTCCAGTGGCATCCGGCGGATGACGCGGCACGCTGGGCGCTTCGGCGGATCTACTATGCCGAGCGGCTGTACCATCAGGCGCACGGGAGCTACGCCGCGGAGTTGGCGTTGCTGGGGGTGCGGCACCTCCCCGCCGGGGTCCGATTCCGCGGGAGCAGCACGGGGTGGAGCGCGGATCTCGGGGGCGCCGACGGAACGACCTGGACGATCGGCAGCGACGGCCTCGTGACACGCCGCTGA
- a CDS encoding amidohydrolase family protein, which yields MPVIDTHNHYYPAQFIDAIRRGPSVLEVRDDNEGNPVFYSPGDYNIAVLGHRDLDYREQVLEQEGVDRQLISLTCPGTLMEPADRSAALATIVNDAMAEVAATRSKRFTPFATLPLNNPAASVKEFDRIHAMGIKGCMLMSNANGVALADKRFWPLYERASDAKTIFYIHPTFPVGVEAMQEYWLMPLTGFLFDTTLAAAHLVFAGVPERFPGIRWVLGHLGGTIPYLAERLDRGFEAFSDCRVNIPRPPSSYLRQFYYDTVNFDPKAVKLAIDFAGVSQILGASDYPHQIGSIPKMKAMIAALDISPADRAAIAGGNAARLLGIS from the coding sequence ATGCCGGTCATTGATACCCACAACCACTATTACCCCGCCCAATTCATCGACGCGATCCGCCGCGGACCAAGCGTCCTTGAAGTCCGCGACGACAACGAGGGGAACCCGGTCTTCTATTCCCCGGGCGACTACAACATCGCCGTTCTCGGCCATCGCGACCTCGACTACCGCGAACAGGTGCTCGAGCAGGAGGGCGTCGACCGGCAGCTGATCTCGCTTACCTGCCCGGGCACCCTGATGGAGCCCGCCGACCGGTCTGCGGCGCTCGCCACAATCGTCAACGACGCGATGGCCGAGGTCGCCGCCACGCGCAGCAAGCGATTCACGCCATTCGCCACCTTGCCGCTCAACAATCCCGCCGCATCGGTCAAGGAGTTCGACCGGATCCACGCGATGGGGATCAAGGGATGCATGCTGATGAGCAACGCCAACGGCGTTGCTCTCGCCGACAAGCGATTCTGGCCTCTGTATGAGCGCGCCAGCGATGCGAAGACGATCTTCTATATCCATCCGACCTTCCCCGTCGGCGTCGAGGCGATGCAGGAATACTGGCTGATGCCGCTCACCGGCTTCCTCTTCGACACCACGTTGGCCGCGGCGCATCTCGTCTTTGCCGGGGTGCCGGAACGCTTCCCCGGCATTCGCTGGGTGCTCGGACATCTCGGCGGGACGATTCCCTACCTCGCCGAGCGACTCGATCGCGGATTCGAGGCGTTCTCCGATTGCCGGGTGAACATTCCGCGGCCGCCGAGTTCGTATCTCAGGCAGTTCTACTACGACACCGTCAACTTCGATCCGAAGGCGGTCAAGCTGGCGATCGATTTTGCCGGTGTGAGTCAGATTCTCGGCGCGAGTGACTATCCCCACCAGATCGGCAGTATTCCCAAGATGAAGGCGATGATCGCCGCACTTGATATCTCGCCGGCCGATCGCGCCGCGATCGCCGGCGGCAACGCTGCTCGGCTCCTGGGCATCTCGTGA